From [Clostridium] symbiosum, a single genomic window includes:
- the ilvB gene encoding biosynthetic-type acetolactate synthase large subunit — MKTLTGAEIVIECLKEQGVDTVFGYPGGSILNIYDALYKHQNEITHILTSHEQGASHAADGYARATGKVGVCLATSGPGATNLVTGIATANLDSIPMVAITCNVSMNLLGKDSFQEIDILGVTMPITKYNFIVKDVTKLAGVLRRAFTIASSGRPGPVLVDITKDVTAAECDYEYKKPDEIRREDSEITEEDLEKALGMIRASKKPFIFVGGGAVAAEAADELHAFAHKIQAPVADSLMGKGAFDGTDELYTGMIGMHGTKTSNFGVAECDLLIVVGARFSDRVVGDASRFASHAKILQLDVDPAEINKNIMTDASVIGDVKVILRKLNARLDPINHDQWIAHVERLKDMYPLRYNKEILTGPYIMEKIYEVTDGEAIISTDVGQHQMWAAQYYKYKRPRQLLTSGGLGTMGYGLGAAIGAKMGCKDKTVINIGGDGCFRMNMNEIATATRYNIPIIQVIFNNHVLGMVRQWQTLFYGMRYSQTVLNDQVDFVKVAEGLGAKAYRVTTKEELEPVLREAISLNVPVVIDCQIGTDDKVFPMVPAGKPIEEAFDEIDLRIEQL, encoded by the coding sequence ATGAAAACATTAACAGGAGCAGAAATCGTCATCGAATGTTTAAAAGAACAGGGAGTTGACACCGTATTCGGCTACCCCGGCGGTTCCATTTTAAACATATACGATGCGCTTTATAAACATCAGAATGAGATCACCCATATCCTGACTTCCCACGAGCAGGGAGCATCCCATGCGGCCGACGGTTATGCCAGGGCCACGGGAAAGGTGGGCGTCTGCCTGGCCACGTCGGGACCGGGAGCGACGAACCTTGTTACAGGAATTGCAACCGCCAATCTGGACTCCATCCCGATGGTGGCCATCACCTGTAACGTGTCGATGAACCTTCTCGGAAAAGACAGCTTCCAGGAGATCGATATTCTCGGCGTGACAATGCCGATTACGAAATATAACTTCATTGTGAAGGACGTAACAAAACTGGCCGGCGTGCTGAGAAGGGCATTTACCATCGCAAGCAGCGGGCGTCCGGGCCCTGTCCTTGTGGATATTACCAAGGATGTTACGGCGGCGGAATGTGATTACGAATACAAAAAGCCGGATGAGATAAGGCGCGAAGATTCCGAGATTACGGAGGAAGATCTGGAAAAAGCCCTCGGCATGATCCGCGCATCCAAAAAGCCGTTCATTTTCGTGGGCGGCGGAGCCGTAGCTGCGGAGGCGGCCGATGAACTCCATGCATTTGCCCATAAGATCCAGGCCCCGGTGGCCGACAGCCTGATGGGAAAAGGCGCGTTCGACGGAACGGATGAACTCTACACGGGCATGATCGGCATGCATGGCACCAAGACTTCCAACTTCGGCGTGGCCGAGTGCGATCTTCTGATTGTAGTGGGAGCCAGGTTCAGCGACCGCGTGGTGGGAGACGCATCCCGTTTTGCGTCCCATGCAAAAATTCTCCAGCTCGATGTGGATCCCGCGGAGATTAACAAGAATATCATGACGGATGCCAGCGTAATCGGCGATGTCAAAGTGATTTTAAGGAAACTCAACGCCCGTCTGGACCCAATCAACCATGACCAGTGGATTGCCCATGTGGAACGGTTAAAGGATATGTATCCGCTTCGCTACAACAAAGAGATACTGACTGGTCCGTATATTATGGAAAAGATATATGAGGTGACGGACGGTGAGGCAATCATCTCCACAGACGTAGGCCAGCATCAGATGTGGGCCGCCCAGTATTATAAGTACAAGAGGCCGAGACAGCTTCTCACGTCGGGCGGACTGGGCACGATGGGATATGGCCTGGGCGCCGCCATCGGAGCCAAGATGGGATGTAAGGACAAAACTGTCATCAATATCGGCGGAGACGGCTGTTTCCGCATGAACATGAACGAGATTGCCACCGCAACCCGTTATAACATCCCGATTATCCAGGTGATATTTAACAATCATGTGCTGGGCATGGTACGCCAGTGGCAGACGCTGTTCTACGGCATGAGATATTCACAGACCGTCTTAAACGATCAGGTGGACTTCGTGAAGGTGGCGGAAGGCCTTGGCGCAAAGGCTTACCGCGTGACGACGAAAGAGGAGCTGGAGCCGGTTCTGCGCGAGGCGATCAGCCTGAATGTCCCGGTGGTAATTGACTGCCAGATTGGGACGGACGACAAGGTATTCCCGATGGTTCCTGCGGGAAAACCGATCGAAGAAGCCTTTGATGAGATTGACTTACGGATTGAACAGTTGTAA
- a CDS encoding M23 family metallopeptidase, producing the protein MNRFIKKVTAGADRLLLFLHKRRTGIIIGLEAMAVLFLLAGWFTGQKGISASASPFSGGLFSMFRNEEEGPKNGKGTKDYIKWVDFDVSADAMTQAFRYDVATCQQDIHLNWIELLSCLGARYGGDFSRFSSSDMDKLAEQLKNGTSMDEITKDLKYYPYYLEAYNAVLGGLVGYYEIQIPESEAPAFALSDTQINEGDPGAAQDGGKNQNAADQETPYVEPVTPNGERKVWVTKYGLKAFHPLAKNFPYSHYDDFGVSRSYGYRRQHLGHDMMGQTGTPVIAVESGYVEAIGWNQYGGWRLGVRSFDKKRYYYYAHLRKDYPYQGNLKEGSIVTAGDVVGYLGRTGYSATENTNNIDEPHLHFGLQLIFDESQKEGNNEIWIDCYEIIKFLSVNRSESVKVDGTKEWTRVYQMKDPAVGEVTQ; encoded by the coding sequence TTGAACCGATTTATTAAAAAAGTAACGGCCGGAGCCGACCGGCTACTTCTCTTTCTACATAAACGACGAACCGGGATTATCATCGGCCTTGAAGCTATGGCCGTTCTTTTTCTGCTCGCAGGTTGGTTTACGGGCCAAAAAGGAATATCCGCTTCAGCCTCCCCATTTTCCGGCGGCCTTTTCTCCATGTTCCGCAATGAAGAGGAAGGCCCCAAAAACGGTAAGGGAACAAAAGATTATATCAAATGGGTGGATTTTGATGTCTCGGCCGATGCCATGACACAGGCTTTCCGCTATGACGTAGCCACCTGCCAGCAGGATATCCATTTAAACTGGATTGAACTGCTATCCTGTCTCGGGGCCAGGTATGGAGGCGATTTCTCACGTTTTTCCTCCTCCGATATGGACAAATTGGCCGAACAGCTTAAAAATGGCACATCGATGGATGAAATCACAAAAGATCTCAAATATTATCCCTATTACCTTGAGGCATATAATGCCGTTCTGGGAGGGCTCGTCGGATATTATGAAATCCAGATCCCGGAATCGGAAGCTCCCGCCTTTGCCCTGTCCGATACCCAGATCAATGAAGGAGATCCGGGTGCAGCACAGGACGGCGGCAAAAATCAGAATGCGGCCGATCAGGAAACGCCTTATGTGGAACCGGTTACGCCGAATGGCGAACGGAAAGTCTGGGTGACCAAATACGGCCTTAAGGCATTTCATCCACTGGCCAAAAACTTTCCCTACAGCCACTACGATGATTTTGGGGTGTCACGCTCCTACGGTTACCGCAGACAGCACCTGGGCCACGACATGATGGGCCAGACGGGAACGCCCGTCATTGCGGTCGAATCAGGCTATGTGGAAGCCATCGGCTGGAACCAGTACGGAGGCTGGCGTCTGGGCGTCAGAAGCTTTGACAAAAAACGTTATTACTATTATGCCCATCTGCGCAAGGATTACCCATATCAGGGTAATCTTAAGGAAGGCAGTATTGTCACGGCCGGCGATGTGGTCGGATACCTTGGCCGGACCGGATACAGCGCAACGGAAAATACAAACAATATTGATGAACCGCATCTGCATTTCGGCCTCCAGCTGATTTTCGATGAATCCCAGAAGGAGGGAAACAATGAAATCTGGATCGACTGCTATGAAATCATTAAATTCCTGAGCGTCAACCGCAGCGAATCCGTCAAGGTAGACGGCACCAAGGAATGGACCCGCGTCTACCAGATGAAGGATCCTGCCGTGGGTGAAGTCACTCAATAG
- a CDS encoding MBL fold metallo-hydrolase, producing the protein MEKELLYVFGTGNAAVTRCYNTCFAIQAVNGEYFMVDTGGGNGILGILESMDVPLSKIHHIFITHEHTDHILGIVWMIRMIATAMKKGGYEGDLNIYCHDELPETISTICRLTMQKKFYTMIGGRIRLIPVKDQETLEILGLNITFFDILSTKARQFGFTAILSDGRKLCCAGDEPLNPQCESYALGSDWLLHEAFCLYGDRENYKPYEKHHSTVKDACELAERLRIPSLILWHTEDKTIKERRELYTKEGAAYYHGNLFVPDDKTVIEL; encoded by the coding sequence ATGGAAAAAGAGCTTCTCTACGTTTTCGGGACAGGCAACGCCGCCGTCACCCGATGCTATAATACATGTTTTGCCATTCAGGCGGTAAATGGCGAATACTTTATGGTCGATACAGGGGGAGGCAACGGCATTCTCGGCATTCTCGAATCCATGGATGTCCCGCTCTCTAAAATACACCACATTTTTATCACCCATGAACATACGGATCACATCCTGGGCATTGTCTGGATGATACGCATGATTGCAACCGCCATGAAAAAGGGCGGTTATGAAGGCGATTTAAACATCTACTGCCACGATGAACTGCCCGAAACCATAAGTACCATCTGCCGCCTTACCATGCAGAAAAAATTCTACACCATGATAGGCGGCCGCATCCGCCTGATCCCGGTAAAAGATCAGGAGACCCTTGAAATTCTGGGACTCAACATCACATTTTTCGACATTCTTTCCACCAAGGCCAGACAGTTCGGTTTCACCGCCATCCTTTCAGACGGAAGGAAGCTGTGCTGCGCCGGGGACGAACCCTTAAATCCCCAGTGCGAAAGCTATGCCCTGGGCAGCGACTGGCTGTTACACGAGGCATTCTGCCTCTACGGCGACAGAGAGAATTATAAGCCCTATGAAAAACATCACAGTACGGTAAAAGATGCCTGCGAGCTGGCGGAGCGTCTCCGTATCCCTTCCCTGATCCTGTGGCATACGGAAGATAAAACCATCAAAGAACGCCGGGAGCTCTACACGAAAGAAGGAGCCGCCTATTATCATGGAAATCTCTTTGTGCCGGATGACAAAACCGTAATCGAACTATAA
- the leuB gene encoding 3-isopropylmalate dehydrogenase, translated as MNYQIAVIPGDGIGPEIVREACKVLDRVGEVYGHTFQYTEVLMGGVSIDAHGVPLTDEALETARKSDSVLLGAVGGDVGNSRWYDVAPNLRPEAGLLAIRKGLGLFANIRPAYLYNELAGACPLKREIIGDGFDMVIMRELTGGLYFGERHTEEVDGVLQAVDTLVYNENEIRRIAVKAFDIAMKRKKHVTSVDKANVLDSSRLWRKVVEEVAKDYPEVTLSHMLVDNCAMQLVMNPGQFDVVLTENMFGDILSDEASMITGSIGMLSSASLNEGKFGLYEPSHGSAPDIAGKGIANPIATILSAAMMLSYSFDLDEESKAVENAVQQVLTEGYRTVDIMADGCSQVGTTQMGQLICERIHK; from the coding sequence ATGAATTATCAGATAGCAGTGATTCCGGGAGACGGAATCGGACCGGAAATTGTGAGAGAAGCATGCAAGGTGCTGGATCGGGTGGGAGAAGTCTACGGCCACACCTTTCAATATACGGAGGTGCTGATGGGAGGCGTTTCCATCGATGCGCATGGGGTACCGCTTACGGATGAGGCGCTTGAGACGGCAAGAAAGAGTGATTCCGTGCTTTTAGGGGCTGTCGGCGGTGATGTGGGCAATTCCAGATGGTACGATGTGGCTCCGAACCTGCGTCCGGAAGCAGGGCTTCTGGCTATCAGAAAGGGGCTGGGACTTTTTGCCAATATCCGTCCCGCTTACCTTTATAATGAACTGGCCGGCGCCTGCCCGCTGAAACGTGAGATAATCGGGGACGGGTTCGACATGGTAATTATGAGGGAACTGACAGGCGGCCTTTATTTTGGCGAGCGTCATACTGAGGAAGTGGACGGGGTGCTTCAGGCCGTGGATACCCTCGTTTATAATGAGAATGAAATCAGAAGAATTGCCGTTAAGGCTTTCGACATTGCAATGAAGAGAAAAAAACACGTGACCAGCGTCGATAAAGCCAATGTACTTGATTCCTCAAGGCTCTGGAGAAAAGTGGTGGAGGAAGTGGCAAAAGATTATCCGGAAGTCACCCTGTCCCATATGCTGGTCGATAACTGCGCAATGCAGCTTGTCATGAATCCGGGACAGTTTGATGTTGTTCTTACGGAAAACATGTTTGGCGATATTTTGTCCGACGAGGCGAGCATGATTACGGGGTCCATCGGAATGCTGTCCTCGGCCAGCCTGAATGAGGGCAAGTTCGGCCTCTACGAGCCAAGCCACGGTTCTGCGCCCGATATTGCAGGAAAAGGGATTGCAAACCCTATCGCAACCATCCTGTCGGCTGCGATGATGCTCAGCTATTCCTTCGATTTGGATGAGGAATCAAAGGCGGTCGAGAATGCGGTACAGCAGGTTTTGACGGAAGGATACAGGACGGTTGACATTATGGCGGACGGCTGTTCCCAGGTCGGCACCACTCAGATGGGGCAGTTGATTTGTGAGCGGATCCACAAATAA
- a CDS encoding DUF1015 family protein produces MADIKPFYCMRPAAECASRVAALPYDVYNREEAKTEVEREPLSFLRIDRAETSFPDDVDTYDERVYARARELMAQMEADGIFVTEEVPCYYLYELTMGGHTQTGITACSSVDDYLNQIVKKHENTRADKEVDRIRHVDVTDAQTGPIFLAYRSSGVIKKLEEAVKKEEALYDFTSPDGVRHRVFKIARPEWVSAITEEFSHIPYTYIADGHHRAASAVKVALKRRAEHPEYTGEEEFNYFLSVLFPDDELQILSYNRVVKDLNGLGTQEFLNRVQEAFEITGKIERKAENADRKASEHTVNTENAGCDACSGKIPARKGEICMLLDGAWYTLKARESIMTEDPVKGLDVSLLQEHLLTPVLGIGDPRTDKRIEFIGGIRGTKELERRVDTDMAVAFSMYPTSMAELLSVADEGLLMPPKSTWFEPKLRSGLFIHKLS; encoded by the coding sequence ATGGCCGATATTAAACCGTTTTACTGCATGCGGCCCGCCGCAGAATGCGCATCCAGGGTGGCGGCCCTGCCCTATGATGTTTACAACAGAGAAGAGGCTAAAACAGAGGTGGAGAGAGAACCCCTCTCCTTTTTAAGAATTGACAGGGCGGAAACGTCTTTTCCGGACGACGTGGATACCTACGATGAGCGCGTATACGCCAGGGCCAGGGAGCTTATGGCACAGATGGAAGCGGATGGGATTTTTGTTACGGAAGAGGTTCCCTGCTATTATCTCTATGAGCTTACGATGGGCGGCCATACCCAGACCGGTATCACGGCCTGCTCATCGGTGGACGACTATCTGAACCAGATTGTGAAAAAGCATGAGAACACCAGGGCGGATAAAGAGGTGGACCGTATCAGGCACGTCGATGTGACGGATGCCCAGACAGGCCCTATTTTCCTCGCTTACCGGTCCAGCGGCGTGATAAAGAAACTGGAAGAAGCGGTGAAAAAGGAAGAAGCTCTCTATGACTTTACTTCCCCTGACGGAGTGCGCCACAGAGTATTCAAAATTGCGCGCCCGGAATGGGTAAGCGCGATCACGGAAGAATTTTCCCATATTCCCTATACCTACATAGCGGACGGACATCATCGTGCGGCTTCGGCCGTCAAGGTTGCATTAAAGAGGCGGGCAGAGCATCCGGAATACACGGGGGAGGAAGAGTTTAATTATTTCCTTTCCGTCCTGTTTCCGGATGATGAACTCCAGATCCTGTCCTATAACAGGGTGGTAAAGGATTTGAACGGACTTGGGACGCAGGAATTTCTCAATCGGGTACAGGAGGCATTTGAGATAACCGGGAAAATTGAGAGGAAAGCCGAGAATGCTGACAGGAAAGCGTCCGAACATACAGTGAACACCGAAAATGCCGGATGCGATGCATGTTCCGGAAAAATTCCCGCCCGCAAGGGTGAAATCTGCATGCTGCTTGACGGCGCCTGGTATACGCTGAAAGCCAGGGAGAGCATCATGACCGAGGATCCGGTGAAGGGACTGGATGTATCACTTTTGCAGGAACATCTTTTGACCCCGGTCCTCGGAATCGGAGATCCGAGGACCGATAAGAGAATCGAGTTTATCGGGGGAATCCGGGGCACGAAGGAGCTGGAGCGGCGGGTGGATACCGACATGGCAGTTGCCTTTTCGATGTATCCGACCTCCATGGCCGAGCTTTTGTCCGTTGCCGACGAAGGGCTTCTGATGCCTCCGAAATCTACCTGGTTTGAGCCGAAGCTGCGCAGCGGGCTGTTTATCCATAAGCTTTCATAA
- the ilvD gene encoding dihydroxy-acid dehydratase — MKSDAVRKGMQQAPHRSLFNALGMTEEEMRKPMVGIVSSYNEIVPGHMNLDKIVEAVKLGVAMAGGTPVVFPAIAVCDGIAMGHIGMKYSLVTRDLIADSTECMALAHAFDALVMVPNCDKNVPGLLMAAARVNVPTVFVSGGPMMAGRVHGQKRSLSSMFEAVGSYAAGTMTEEEVTEFENKVCPTCGSCSGMYTANSMNCLTEVLGMGLKGNGTIPAVYSERIKLAKHAGMKVMEMYEKNIRPRDIMTKDAFLNALTVDMALGCSTNSMLHLPAIAHEAGVDLNMELVNEMSSKTPNLCHLAPAGPTYMEDLNEAGGVYAVMNELSKKNLLNLDCMTVTGKTVGENIKNCVNRDPEIIRPIDNPYSQTGGIAVLKGNLAPDTAVVKRSAVAPEMLEHQGPARVFDCEEDAIAAIKEGKIVAGDVVVIRYEGPKGGPGMREMLNPTSAIAGMGLGSSVALITDGRFSGASRGASIGHVSPEAAVGGPIALVEEGDIISIDINQNKLNVLVSDEVLEERRKNWKPRTPQVTTGYLARYSSMVTSGNRGAVLEVPKK, encoded by the coding sequence ATGAAAAGTGATGCAGTAAGAAAAGGGATGCAGCAGGCACCCCACCGTTCATTATTTAATGCATTGGGCATGACCGAGGAAGAAATGAGAAAACCAATGGTGGGAATTGTCAGCTCTTACAATGAGATCGTTCCCGGCCATATGAATCTGGATAAAATTGTCGAAGCGGTTAAACTGGGAGTTGCAATGGCAGGCGGCACACCGGTGGTATTCCCGGCCATCGCCGTCTGTGACGGCATCGCCATGGGACACATTGGAATGAAATATTCACTGGTGACAAGAGACTTGATTGCGGATTCCACAGAGTGTATGGCGTTAGCGCATGCATTTGACGCCCTTGTCATGGTTCCAAACTGTGATAAGAACGTTCCGGGACTTCTGATGGCGGCGGCCAGAGTCAATGTACCGACCGTGTTCGTCAGCGGCGGCCCGATGATGGCGGGAAGAGTCCATGGACAGAAGAGAAGTCTTTCCAGCATGTTTGAGGCGGTGGGTTCCTACGCAGCCGGCACGATGACGGAGGAAGAGGTAACGGAATTTGAGAATAAAGTCTGCCCGACCTGCGGTTCCTGCTCCGGCATGTACACCGCCAACAGCATGAACTGCCTGACCGAAGTACTGGGCATGGGACTTAAGGGCAACGGAACCATTCCGGCCGTATATTCCGAGCGCATCAAGCTGGCAAAACACGCCGGTATGAAGGTAATGGAGATGTATGAGAAGAACATCCGCCCAAGGGATATCATGACAAAGGATGCATTTTTAAATGCCCTCACCGTAGACATGGCGCTCGGATGTTCCACCAACAGCATGCTTCACCTTCCGGCTATTGCTCATGAGGCAGGAGTTGATCTGAACATGGAGCTGGTCAATGAGATGAGTTCAAAGACGCCGAACCTCTGCCATCTGGCGCCTGCAGGACCTACATATATGGAAGATTTAAATGAAGCCGGCGGCGTCTATGCCGTTATGAACGAACTGTCGAAGAAGAACCTGTTAAACCTGGACTGCATGACGGTGACGGGCAAGACGGTCGGCGAGAATATTAAGAACTGTGTAAACCGCGATCCCGAGATCATCAGGCCGATCGATAACCCATACAGCCAGACAGGCGGTATTGCCGTATTAAAGGGCAATCTGGCTCCCGACACGGCGGTGGTAAAACGTTCCGCCGTAGCGCCGGAGATGCTCGAGCACCAGGGACCGGCCCGCGTATTCGACTGTGAGGAAGATGCAATTGCCGCCATCAAGGAAGGAAAGATTGTGGCCGGAGATGTGGTTGTGATCCGTTATGAAGGCCCTAAAGGCGGACCGGGCATGAGAGAGATGCTGAACCCGACGTCGGCGATAGCGGGAATGGGACTGGGTTCCTCCGTCGCCCTGATCACGGACGGCCGTTTCTCAGGCGCATCCAGAGGCGCATCCATCGGACACGTTTCACCGGAAGCAGCCGTGGGCGGACCGATTGCCCTTGTGGAAGAGGGAGATATCATTTCCATCGACATCAACCAGAATAAATTAAATGTACTTGTTTCCGACGAGGTATTGGAGGAGAGAAGGAAGAACTGGAAGCCGAGGACCCCTCAGGTTACAACCGGTTACCTGGCAAGGTATTCGTCTATGGTTACCAGCGGCAACAGGGGAGCCGTACTGGAGGTTCCGAAGAAATAA
- a CDS encoding PaaI family thioesterase: MKENKTENRIEEKENEEKQGGTYADIYAEGGALGPDAVDFRDKIGMVTLEQRPGYAKCEIEIRPWHLNVLGVIHGGVLFSLADTVSGTAAAASGEYRVTTVSGNINYLRAGKNTSKITAEAVEVKNGKTFSVCDAKIFDDKGALLATTTMTFYHLLPRG, encoded by the coding sequence ATGAAAGAGAATAAAACAGAAAATAGAATAGAAGAAAAAGAGAACGAAGAAAAGCAGGGCGGCACTTACGCGGACATTTATGCGGAGGGCGGCGCCCTTGGCCCGGATGCGGTGGATTTCAGGGATAAAATCGGAATGGTAACCCTGGAGCAGCGGCCCGGATATGCAAAATGCGAGATAGAGATTAGACCGTGGCATCTGAATGTGCTGGGCGTAATCCACGGGGGCGTTCTTTTTTCCCTGGCCGACACGGTTTCCGGCACGGCAGCTGCAGCATCCGGCGAATACCGGGTGACAACGGTCAGCGGAAACATCAATTATCTGAGGGCGGGAAAAAATACGTCTAAAATCACTGCGGAAGCAGTGGAAGTGAAAAACGGGAAAACATTTTCCGTATGCGATGCAAAGATTTTTGATGATAAGGGTGCGCTTCTGGCAACCACTACCATGACATTTTACCATCTGCTTCCGAGAGGATAG
- the serC gene encoding 3-phosphoserine/phosphohydroxythreonine transaminase — protein sequence MSRVYNFSAGPAVLPEEVLKEAAVEMMDYNGSGMSVMEMSHRSKDFQDIIDDAEKDLRELMNIPDNYKVLFVQGGGHVQFAMVPMNLMKNKVGDYIITGQWAKKAYSEAKLFGKANAVASSADKTFSYIPDCSDLPIDENADYVYICLNNTIYGTVYHELPNTKGKPLVADISSCFLSEPIDVSKFGILWGGVQKNVGPAGVAIVIIREDLITEDVLPGTPTMLRYKTYADSDSLYNTPPTYTIYMCGKVFKWLKKMGGLEVMKERNEKKAKILYDFLDESALFKGTVEKKDRSLMNVPFVTGDEEMDALFVKEAKAAGFVNLKGHRTVGGMRASIYNAMPIEGVEKLVEFMREFEKKHAK from the coding sequence ATGAGCAGAGTCTACAATTTTTCGGCAGGTCCGGCCGTTCTGCCGGAAGAGGTACTGAAAGAAGCAGCCGTTGAGATGATGGATTACAATGGCAGTGGCATGTCCGTTATGGAGATGAGCCACAGATCAAAGGATTTCCAGGATATTATCGACGACGCTGAAAAAGATCTGCGCGAACTGATGAATATTCCCGACAATTACAAAGTATTATTTGTACAGGGAGGCGGACACGTACAGTTTGCCATGGTCCCGATGAATCTGATGAAGAACAAAGTCGGCGACTATATCATCACAGGCCAGTGGGCAAAGAAAGCATATTCGGAGGCAAAGCTGTTCGGTAAGGCGAATGCGGTTGCATCAAGCGCAGATAAGACATTCAGCTACATTCCGGACTGTTCGGATCTGCCTATCGATGAGAATGCGGATTACGTTTATATCTGCCTGAACAACACAATTTATGGTACCGTATACCATGAACTTCCAAACACCAAGGGGAAACCCCTGGTGGCCGATATTTCCTCATGTTTTCTCTCAGAACCGATCGATGTAAGTAAGTTTGGCATTTTATGGGGCGGCGTACAGAAGAACGTAGGGCCGGCCGGTGTTGCCATTGTGATTATCCGTGAAGACCTGATTACGGAGGATGTACTTCCCGGTACACCTACGATGCTGCGCTACAAGACATATGCGGACAGTGATTCCCTTTACAACACACCGCCGACCTATACGATTTATATGTGCGGCAAGGTGTTCAAGTGGCTGAAGAAGATGGGCGGCCTGGAAGTGATGAAAGAGCGCAATGAGAAAAAAGCGAAGATCCTTTACGATTTCCTGGATGAGAGCGCTCTGTTTAAAGGCACGGTGGAGAAGAAGGACCGCTCCCTGATGAACGTACCGTTCGTAACGGGAGATGAAGAGATGGATGCCCTGTTTGTCAAAGAGGCAAAGGCAGCCGGATTTGTAAACTTAAAGGGACACCGCACGGTAGGCGGTATGAGGGCCAGCATTTACAATGCCATGCCAATCGAAGGCGTGGAGAAGCTGGTGGAGTTTATGCGTGAATTTGAGAAGAAGCACGCGAAGTAA
- a CDS encoding phosphoglycerate dehydrogenase, producing MKKRKIHCLNPISKYGTGLLPEEYEMTDSAAEADGILVRSASMHEMEFSENLRAVARAGAGVNNIPLDACAERGIVVFNTPGANANGVKELVIAALMLSARDIAGGIAWCKKEKENPDIAKDVEKAKKAFAGTEIKGKKLGVIGLGAIGAEVANAAAALGMEVYGYDPFISVSAAWMLSRDVKHIMSADIIYKECDYITVHVPLLDGTRQMINKTTMADMKDGVVILNFARDLLVNDDDMAEALKSGKVKRYVTDFPNPKVMAMEHSIVTPHLGASTVESEDNCAAMAVKEMMDYLNNGNIKNSVNYPDCDMGVCASVNRVALLHMNVPNMIGQISAILAAADMNIANMTNKSKDKYAYTLIDLETELDDLTRQKLNAIKGMMRVRVIR from the coding sequence ATGAAAAAGAGAAAGATACATTGCCTCAATCCGATTTCCAAATACGGAACCGGGTTGTTACCTGAAGAATATGAGATGACGGACTCTGCGGCCGAGGCCGACGGAATCCTTGTAAGAAGTGCCTCCATGCATGAGATGGAGTTCTCGGAGAACCTCCGGGCCGTGGCGCGTGCAGGGGCCGGCGTGAACAACATCCCTCTGGATGCCTGCGCGGAGCGCGGTATCGTCGTATTCAATACACCGGGAGCGAATGCAAACGGAGTGAAAGAGCTGGTAATCGCAGCCCTTATGCTGTCTGCCCGCGATATTGCCGGAGGAATCGCATGGTGTAAAAAAGAGAAAGAAAATCCGGACATTGCAAAAGACGTCGAAAAGGCGAAAAAGGCATTTGCCGGCACCGAGATTAAGGGCAAAAAGCTGGGCGTAATCGGCCTCGGCGCGATCGGCGCGGAGGTTGCCAATGCTGCTGCGGCGCTGGGAATGGAAGTTTACGGATATGATCCTTTTATTTCCGTAAGCGCGGCCTGGATGCTTTCAAGAGATGTAAAACACATCATGTCGGCCGATATTATTTACAAAGAGTGCGATTACATAACCGTTCACGTTCCGCTTCTCGACGGAACGAGACAGATGATTAATAAGACCACGATGGCAGATATGAAGGACGGCGTCGTCATCCTGAACTTTGCAAGGGATCTGCTTGTAAATGACGATGATATGGCCGAAGCGTTGAAGTCCGGCAAGGTGAAACGCTATGTAACCGATTTCCCGAACCCGAAGGTTATGGCTATGGAGCATTCCATCGTTACGCCTCACCTGGGCGCGTCCACGGTAGAGTCCGAGGATAACTGCGCCGCTATGGCGGTAAAAGAGATGATGGATTATCTCAATAACGGCAACATTAAGAATTCGGTCAACTATCCGGATTGTGATATGGGCGTGTGTGCTTCCGTGAACCGTGTGGCTCTGCTGCATATGAATGTTCCGAACATGATCGGCCAGATTTCCGCAATCCTGGCTGCCGCCGACATGAATATTGCCAATATGACCAACAAGAGCAAGGATAAATATGCCTACACACTGATTGATCTGGAGACGGAACTGGATGATCTGACACGCCAGAAACTGAATGCGATCAAAGGCATGATGCGTGTGCGCGTAATCAGATAA